A section of the Primulina eburnea isolate SZY01 chromosome 1, ASM2296580v1, whole genome shotgun sequence genome encodes:
- the LOC140826638 gene encoding caffeic acid 3-O-methyltransferase 2-like — translation MSLKMEVAEEDASFLFAMQLASASVLPNVLKVALELDLLELMKKKGPDAFISSTELVAEIATNNPEAHNMVDRILRLLASYCVLYCRVKTLPDGGVERLYSLAPVCKFYTKNDDGVSLSPLLIMNLDKVHLETWYHLKDAILEGGVPFDRAYKMNAFEYQGTDPRFNKVFNSAMSNASTIMMKKIVQKYEGFKGLGTLVDVGGGIGVSLHMILSRYPSIKGINFDLPHVIRDAPSYEGVEHLGGDMFVSVPKGDAIFMKWILHDWSDAHCLKILKRCHEALPNNGKIIVVERFITETPAEGFICNFQIDVVMLAYNPGGKERTEKEFHAMAKQAGFKESRTVCCVLPLWIMEFYK, via the exons ATGAGTCTGAAAATGGAGGTCGCGGAAGAGGATGCTTCTTTCTTATTCGCCATGCAGCTGGCCTCCGCTTCTGTGCTACCCAATGTCCTAAAAGTGGCGCTGGAGCTCGACCTCCTTGAACTCATGAAGAAGAAAGGGCCCGACGCCTTTATTTCTTCGACAGAACTTGTCGCAGAAATTGCCACGAACAATCCAGAGGCGCATAACATGGTGGATAGAATCCTCCGCCTCCTCGCGAGTTATTGTGTCTTATATTGCAGAGTGAAAACCCTACCTGATGGCGGCGTTGAGCGGTTGTATTCATTGGCTCCGGTCTGCAAGTTCTATACCAAGAATGATGATGGAGTTTCTCTCTCCCCTTTGTTGATCATGAACCTAGACAAGGTTCACTTGGAGACTTG GTACCACCTGAAAGATGCAATCCTAGAGGGAGGAGTTCCTTTTGACAGAGCATATAAGATGAATGCATTCGAGTATCAGGGCACAGATCCTAGATTTAACAAGGTTTTTAATAGTGCAATGTCCAATGCTTCGACAATTATGATGAAAAAAATTGTCCAAAAATACGAGGGATTTAAAGGTCTGGGTACTTTGGTTGATGTTGGAGGTGGAATCGGTGTTTCCCTGCACATGATTCTATCCAGGTATCCAAGTATAAAAGGCATTAATTTTGATTTGCCACATGTTATTCGAGACGCTCCATCTTATGAAG GCGTGGAGCATTTGGGTGGAGACATGTTTGTTAGTGTTCCCAAAGGCGATGCCATTTTCATGAAG TGGATTCTTCATGACTGGAGCGATGCACATTGCTTGAAAATATTGAAGAGATGCCATGAAGCACTTCCGAATAATGGAAAAATCATTGTCGTAGAACGTTTCATTACAGAGACCCCAGCAGAAGGATTTATATGTAATTTCCAAATTGATGTGGTTATGTTAGCGTATAACCCAGGTGGGAAAGAGAGGACAGAAAAAGAATTCCATGCAATGGCAAAGCAAGCAGGGTTCAAAGAATCTCGAACAGTTTGTTGTGTGCTCCCACTCTGGATCATGgagttttataaataa